One stretch of Deinobacterium chartae DNA includes these proteins:
- a CDS encoding VOC family protein, producing MTFFPWPAAARGRRGNGEVVAAAYAIAPESLEYWRARLREQKLAFSETTRFGAPTLVLEDPDGLIIELVAEAGAAVPRFWPNSPIPEAQAPRGFHSVTLWVDRIDSVDHLLTASLGFTRAGEEPDAEGTRVRFRGASDGVGLYVDVIARPGRPRGEFGAGSVHHVALRTRDDSEQEEYRQHLARHGVQVTPVQDRQYFHSIYFRDTSGVLFEIATDAPGFPDDEPVEELGRHLKLPAWYEPQRAAIEARVPRIVNPEYGVTLGGGSAGSGQSAAKPLFSGNRFEGPHQGQTVYAAGRPLHEARVAMVLVHGRGGSAQDILSLSDSFNLSAFAYLAPQASGHTWYPHSFLMPTERNEPGLSSGLQMLRDILEELNRQGIPPENVILGGFSQGACLASEFVARNARRYGGLFAFSGGLIGPEGSPRDYPGSLEGTPVFIGCSDVDPHIPLARVEESAAVLERLGGQVDKRVYPGMPHTINDEEISAVRAMMQALAARSV from the coding sequence ATGACCTTCTTCCCCTGGCCCGCCGCCGCACGCGGCCGGCGCGGCAACGGCGAAGTGGTCGCCGCCGCCTACGCCATCGCCCCCGAGTCCCTCGAGTACTGGCGTGCCCGCCTGCGCGAGCAAAAGCTCGCGTTCAGCGAAACCACCCGCTTCGGCGCCCCCACCCTGGTCCTCGAGGACCCCGACGGCCTGATCATCGAGCTGGTCGCCGAGGCGGGAGCGGCGGTCCCACGCTTCTGGCCAAACAGCCCCATCCCCGAAGCGCAGGCCCCCCGGGGCTTTCACAGCGTCACGCTGTGGGTAGACCGCATCGATTCGGTCGATCACCTGCTGACCGCTTCGCTCGGCTTCACCCGCGCCGGCGAGGAACCGGACGCCGAGGGCACCCGGGTCCGCTTCCGGGGAGCCTCGGACGGCGTCGGCCTGTACGTGGACGTGATCGCGCGCCCCGGACGGCCGCGCGGCGAATTCGGCGCGGGCAGCGTGCACCACGTGGCCCTGCGCACCCGCGACGACTCCGAGCAGGAGGAGTACCGCCAGCACCTCGCCCGCCACGGCGTACAGGTCACCCCGGTGCAAGACCGCCAGTACTTCCACAGCATCTACTTCCGCGACACCAGCGGCGTGCTGTTCGAAATCGCCACCGACGCCCCCGGCTTCCCCGACGACGAGCCGGTCGAGGAACTCGGCCGTCACCTCAAGCTGCCCGCCTGGTACGAACCGCAGCGCGCCGCCATCGAAGCCCGGGTTCCGCGCATCGTCAATCCCGAGTACGGCGTCACCCTGGGCGGCGGTTCGGCAGGCAGCGGGCAGAGCGCCGCCAAGCCGCTGTTTTCCGGCAATCGCTTCGAAGGACCGCACCAGGGCCAGACGGTCTACGCCGCCGGACGCCCGCTGCACGAGGCGCGCGTGGCAATGGTCCTGGTTCACGGGCGCGGCGGCAGCGCCCAGGACATCTTGAGCCTCTCGGACAGCTTCAACCTCTCGGCCTTTGCTTACCTCGCCCCGCAAGCCAGCGGCCACACCTGGTACCCGCACAGCTTTCTGATGCCCACCGAGCGCAACGAGCCCGGCCTGTCCTCGGGCCTGCAGATGCTGCGCGACATCCTCGAGGAACTCAATCGCCAGGGCATTCCGCCCGAAAACGTCATTCTGGGCGGTTTCTCGCAGGGTGCCTGTCTCGCCAGCGAGTTCGTGGCCCGCAACGCGCGGCGCTACGGCGGCCTGTTTGCCTTCTCGGGCGGCCTGATCGGCCCCGAGGGCAGCCCGCGCGACTACCCGGGCAGCCTCGAGGGAACCCCGGTCTTTATCGGCTGCAGCGACGTGGACCCGCACATCCCGCTGGCGCGGGTCGAGGAAAGTGCTGCGGTGCTCGAGCGCCTGGGCGGGCAGGTGGACAAGCGCGTCTATCCCGGCATGCCGCACACCATCAACGACGAGGAGATCTCGGCGGTGCGCGCCATGATGCAGGCCCTCGCGGCCCGCAGCGTCTGA
- a CDS encoding LrgB family protein — MSLLSLAVTLGGFLLGVALNRRLRLRLLNPTLIGIAVVMLYLELTRRPYVAYAEDTRPISLLLGPAVVSLAVPLYRQRALLRRHAPWVLLGVACGTVTAMGIGIAGAALLRLAPEWRLALATESATSPIALAVAEQLGGSGGLSAVIAILTGVLGSIIGPGWLTRLGVRHPLARGLAMGTASHGIGTARILEEGEVAGAAAGLGMGLGGLAVALTVPALWHLL, encoded by the coding sequence ATGAGCCTGCTGTCGCTGGCCGTCACGCTCGGCGGCTTCCTGCTGGGCGTCGCCCTCAACCGCCGTCTGCGCCTCCGGCTGCTGAACCCCACCCTGATCGGCATCGCGGTGGTGATGCTGTACCTCGAGCTGACCAGGCGGCCCTACGTGGCCTACGCCGAGGACACCCGGCCCATCAGCCTGCTGCTGGGTCCGGCGGTCGTGTCGCTGGCGGTGCCGCTGTACCGCCAGCGGGCGCTGCTGCGCCGTCACGCGCCGTGGGTCCTGCTGGGCGTGGCCTGCGGGACCGTCACGGCCATGGGGATCGGGATTGCCGGGGCTGCGCTGCTGCGGCTCGCTCCCGAGTGGCGGCTGGCCCTGGCGACCGAAAGTGCCACCTCGCCCATTGCGCTGGCGGTGGCCGAACAGCTCGGTGGCTCGGGCGGCCTCTCCGCGGTGATCGCCATCTTGACCGGGGTGCTGGGCAGCATCATCGGCCCCGGCTGGCTCACGCGTCTGGGGGTGCGTCACCCGCTGGCACGCGGTCTCGCGATGGGTACGGCCAGTCACGGCATCGGGACCGCGCGCATCCTCGAGGAGGGGGAGGTGGCCGGAGCGGCGGCGGGCCTGGGCATGGGGCTGGGCGGCTTGGCCGTGGCGCTGACCGTACCCGCGCTATGGCATCTGCTCTGA
- a CDS encoding response regulator, whose amino-acid sequence MDNPPIRILLVDDHPVVRKGTRDLLEMHPDFEVIGEASDGLEAVELSGRLQPNVILMDVSMPGLNGIEATKRIKAQQPGVAVLVLTSYDDDAYVFALLEAGAAGYLLKNAREDELTHAVRAVAGGESVLHPSVARKVLGRFAAAPNPQPSAQSEELLSPRELEVLRIAATGSTNKEIARDLEISPRTVQVHLANIFSKLGVGSRTEAVLYAIKRGWIDPSALE is encoded by the coding sequence ATGGATAACCCGCCGATCCGCATCCTGCTCGTCGACGATCACCCGGTGGTACGCAAGGGAACCCGTGATCTCCTCGAGATGCACCCGGACTTCGAAGTGATAGGCGAAGCCTCCGACGGCCTCGAGGCCGTGGAGCTCTCGGGCCGGTTGCAGCCCAACGTCATTTTGATGGATGTCTCGATGCCGGGCCTCAACGGTATCGAGGCCACCAAACGCATCAAGGCCCAGCAGCCCGGCGTGGCCGTGCTGGTTCTCACCTCCTACGACGACGACGCCTACGTGTTCGCGCTGCTCGAGGCGGGGGCTGCCGGTTATCTGCTCAAGAACGCCCGTGAGGACGAACTGACCCACGCGGTGCGCGCGGTTGCCGGTGGGGAGAGCGTGCTGCACCCCTCGGTGGCCCGCAAGGTGCTGGGCCGCTTTGCGGCGGCGCCCAACCCGCAGCCCTCGGCGCAGAGCGAGGAGCTGCTCTCGCCGCGCGAGCTCGAGGTGCTGCGCATCGCCGCGACCGGCTCCACCAACAAGGAGATCGCCCGCGACCTCGAGATCTCGCCGCGCACCGTGCAGGTGCACCTCGCCAACATCTTCTCCAAGCTGGGCGTGGGCAGCCGCACCGAGGCGGTGCTGTACGCGATCAAGCGCGGCTGGATCGACCCGAGCGCCCTCGAGTAA
- a CDS encoding GAF domain-containing protein: MSDVSEQWREVAAGTDAFWQAWHELADLREPREIARRLVQISLSHCRAHGARVLLPLEGRVQGSVAFQVLAAEGHGFCIPAPSGLLDDLEEGCNVLEVHATRLPRLDGAFAILPLGSSPATGLLEVVGADSDRLEELGRMLPTAALALSVAGLRAASNRREREVQVLADLARRLGSTLDLGEVLTSTAEIAARRLGLERAFVGLYDEIGETTATTGNIFAYGFKDDMQDQTVRIGPESFKHLVLRGQPLLIDDTRGYDSPLATRLRPNGMGSCIIAPLAARGRPLGVLYIDTTEPGRLISEADLWLALSLAEQASLAIDNARLYAEESRKRLASEALREVAQTLSGTLHLGEILESILDAARRLFNATACAVFQLAEDGETLRIRSALGLETEYILQVRARLGQGVVGQAVAENRPKMMRDIVERWMQFPQEWRGQSYTRSLLERGEYPFRGLLGLPLASRGKVFGGLALYFQAPADFSDEDIYLLEVFAGQAALAIENARLYEEEVRREREAVVLLNLARQVGSEPSRRVVGGAAEEIASAVGADRCCVGFFQSDLQLGELYAFGVGEMPVRLPLQHYARFLEARSAVTLPEGLCLEGACCGMVAPLFAQERLIGFIYADRMGLGSVFSEHELNLVTAIAEQMSLALSNQRLFEALRRQEAQYRLLAEAAQDLIVTTDVRGEINYVNPASARVLGYAPEELIGRNFRDFLSSSGIEQIREAWRMCVLEPNQGRALYQGAALRKDGGLAYLELNLNALTRGDRIIGALAVARDLTEQHGLVEEIAQRGRALEVSEERRLELRTYLSLFTQAQEEERKRIARELHDDTAQVLVAITRRLDRLSCELEDPRLKQRAEDIREDLGAAIESVRRFSRNLRPSVLDDLGLLPALEWLASKALTPTRLEVSGAERRLSGDIELTLFRVVQEALTNIDKHAQANVAAIRVRFLEDEVQVHVSDDGIGFVPENLTALASRGHLGLLGLRERVELAGGSLEVDSEPGRGTEMRFAFRC, translated from the coding sequence ATGTCCGATGTCTCCGAGCAGTGGCGTGAGGTGGCGGCGGGGACGGATGCGTTCTGGCAGGCCTGGCACGAACTCGCAGACCTGCGCGAGCCGCGCGAGATCGCGCGCCGTCTGGTCCAGATCTCGCTGAGCCACTGTCGCGCGCACGGTGCCCGGGTGCTGCTGCCCCTCGAGGGCCGTGTCCAGGGCAGCGTGGCCTTCCAGGTGCTCGCGGCCGAGGGGCACGGCTTTTGCATCCCGGCACCCAGCGGCCTGCTCGATGATCTCGAGGAGGGCTGCAACGTGCTGGAGGTGCACGCCACCCGCCTGCCGCGCCTCGACGGAGCCTTCGCGATCCTGCCGCTGGGCAGCAGCCCCGCCACCGGCCTGCTCGAGGTGGTGGGTGCCGACTCGGACCGCCTCGAGGAACTGGGCCGCATGCTGCCCACGGCGGCCCTGGCCTTGTCGGTGGCCGGGCTGCGCGCCGCCTCGAACCGCCGCGAGCGCGAGGTGCAGGTGCTGGCCGACTTGGCGCGCCGCCTGGGCTCCACGCTGGACCTGGGCGAGGTGCTGACCTCGACCGCCGAGATCGCCGCGCGCCGCCTGGGCCTCGAGCGGGCCTTCGTGGGGCTGTACGACGAGATCGGCGAGACCACCGCCACCACCGGCAACATCTTCGCCTACGGCTTCAAGGACGACATGCAGGACCAGACCGTGCGCATCGGTCCCGAGTCCTTCAAGCACCTGGTGCTGCGCGGACAGCCGCTCTTGATCGATGACACCCGTGGCTACGACTCGCCGCTGGCGACGCGGCTGCGCCCCAACGGCATGGGATCGTGCATCATCGCGCCGCTCGCGGCGCGGGGTCGACCGCTGGGCGTGCTGTACATCGACACGACCGAGCCGGGCCGATTGATCTCCGAGGCCGACTTGTGGCTGGCCCTCAGCCTGGCCGAGCAGGCCTCGCTCGCCATCGACAACGCCCGCCTGTACGCCGAGGAGTCGCGCAAACGCCTTGCGTCCGAAGCGCTGCGCGAGGTGGCGCAGACCCTGTCGGGCACCTTGCACCTCGGCGAGATCCTCGAGAGCATTCTCGACGCCGCCCGCCGCCTGTTCAACGCCACCGCCTGCGCGGTGTTCCAGCTCGCCGAGGACGGCGAAACCCTGCGCATCCGCTCCGCACTCGGCCTCGAGACCGAGTACATCTTGCAGGTGCGCGCCCGCCTGGGGCAGGGCGTGGTCGGTCAGGCGGTCGCCGAGAACCGTCCGAAGATGATGCGCGACATCGTCGAGCGCTGGATGCAGTTTCCGCAGGAGTGGCGCGGCCAGAGCTACACCCGCAGCCTGCTCGAGCGCGGCGAGTACCCGTTCCGGGGCCTGCTGGGCCTGCCGCTCGCCTCGCGGGGCAAGGTCTTCGGCGGTCTCGCGCTGTACTTTCAGGCCCCCGCCGATTTCTCCGACGAGGACATCTACCTGCTCGAGGTCTTCGCCGGACAGGCGGCGTTGGCCATCGAGAACGCCCGGTTGTACGAGGAGGAGGTGCGGCGCGAGCGCGAGGCGGTGGTGCTGCTCAACCTCGCCCGTCAGGTCGGCTCCGAACCCTCGAGGCGGGTGGTGGGCGGGGCCGCCGAGGAAATCGCCAGCGCGGTGGGCGCGGACCGCTGCTGCGTCGGGTTTTTTCAGAGTGACCTGCAGCTGGGCGAACTGTACGCCTTCGGAGTAGGGGAGATGCCCGTTCGCCTGCCCCTGCAGCACTACGCCCGCTTTCTCGAGGCCCGCTCGGCGGTCACGCTGCCCGAGGGCCTGTGCCTCGAGGGGGCCTGCTGCGGCATGGTCGCCCCGCTGTTCGCGCAGGAGCGGCTGATCGGATTTATCTACGCCGACCGCATGGGGCTGGGCTCGGTGTTCTCCGAACACGAGCTGAACCTGGTGACCGCCATCGCCGAGCAGATGTCGCTGGCGCTCTCGAACCAGCGGCTGTTCGAGGCGCTGCGCCGCCAGGAGGCGCAGTACCGCCTGCTGGCCGAGGCCGCCCAGGACCTGATCGTCACCACCGACGTGCGCGGTGAGATCAACTACGTCAACCCCGCCAGCGCGCGGGTGCTGGGCTACGCGCCCGAGGAACTGATCGGACGCAACTTCCGCGACTTCCTGAGCTCCAGCGGCATCGAGCAGATCCGCGAGGCGTGGCGCATGTGCGTGCTCGAACCGAACCAGGGCCGCGCCCTGTACCAGGGTGCCGCGCTGCGCAAGGACGGAGGGCTGGCCTACCTCGAGCTGAACCTCAACGCCCTCACGCGCGGGGATCGCATCATCGGTGCCCTGGCGGTCGCGCGCGACCTGACCGAGCAGCACGGTCTGGTCGAGGAGATCGCCCAGCGCGGACGGGCCCTCGAGGTCTCCGAGGAGCGCCGCCTCGAGCTGCGCACCTACCTGTCGCTCTTTACCCAGGCACAGGAGGAGGAGCGCAAGCGCATCGCACGTGAGCTGCACGACGACACCGCGCAGGTGCTGGTCGCCATCACCCGCCGCCTGGACCGCCTCTCCTGCGAACTCGAAGACCCGCGCCTCAAGCAGCGCGCCGAGGACATCCGTGAGGACCTGGGAGCTGCCATCGAGTCGGTGCGCCGCTTCTCGCGCAACCTGCGCCCCTCGGTCCTCGATGACCTGGGCCTGCTGCCCGCCCTCGAGTGGCTGGCCTCCAAGGCCCTCACGCCCACCCGCCTCGAGGTCTCGGGCGCCGAGCGGCGCCTCAGCGGTGACATCGAGCTCACGCTGTTCCGGGTGGTGCAAGAGGCGCTGACCAACATCGACAAGCACGCGCAGGCGAACGTGGCTGCCATCCGGGTGCGCTTCCTCGAGGACGAGGTGCAGGTGCACGTCAGCGACGACGGCATCGGCTTCGTGCCCGAGAACCTCACCGCCCTCGCCTCGCGGGGCCACCTGGGCCTGCTGGGCCTGCGCGAACGGGTGGAACTGGCCGGAGGCAGCCTCGAGGTGGACTCGGAGCCGGGGCGCGGCACCGAGATGCGCTTCGCCTTCCGCTGCTGA
- a CDS encoding maleylacetate reductase produces MRPFSYSALPVRTVFGTGSRERLPEELRSLGLRRVLLIASARQLEAQPDLSELLAGHLAGSYTAAAMHTPLEVTEDAHRQLQALEADALVAIGGGSAIGLGKALALRSDLPLLALPTTYSGSEMTPILGERAGGVKTTRRDPRALPRVVLYDPQLTVSLPVALSVASGINALAHAVEALYAFDGNPVTSLLAEEAVRALGRGLPQVASAPGDLTAREAALYGAWLAGTALASVSMALQHKLAHVLGGSFDLPHAETHAALLPHTAAYNAPEAPEAMQRVAAALGALEEAPQALFALNVRLNAPRSLRELGMPRDGIGRAADLALQTPYPNPRPLEREALLELLERAWAGDPPRSPGK; encoded by the coding sequence ATGCGACCTTTCAGCTACAGCGCGCTGCCCGTCCGCACCGTGTTCGGAACGGGCAGCCGCGAGCGGCTGCCCGAAGAGCTGCGATCGCTGGGCCTGCGGCGCGTTCTCCTGATCGCCAGCGCCCGCCAGCTCGAGGCGCAGCCTGACCTGAGCGAACTGCTCGCGGGCCATTTGGCCGGCAGCTACACCGCAGCCGCCATGCATACGCCCCTCGAGGTGACCGAGGACGCCCACCGCCAGTTGCAGGCCCTCGAGGCCGACGCTCTGGTGGCGATCGGCGGCGGCTCGGCCATCGGGCTGGGCAAGGCACTCGCCCTGCGCAGCGACCTCCCGCTGCTGGCCCTGCCCACCACCTACTCGGGCTCGGAGATGACCCCGATCCTGGGCGAGCGCGCGGGCGGAGTCAAAACCACCCGCCGCGACCCCAGGGCGCTGCCCCGGGTGGTGCTGTACGATCCGCAGCTGACCGTCTCGCTGCCGGTGGCCCTCTCGGTCGCCAGCGGGATCAACGCGCTGGCCCACGCGGTCGAGGCGCTGTACGCCTTCGACGGCAATCCGGTCACCTCGCTGCTGGCCGAGGAGGCTGTGCGCGCGCTGGGCCGTGGCCTGCCGCAGGTCGCATCCGCCCCCGGCGACCTGACCGCGCGCGAAGCGGCGCTGTACGGCGCGTGGCTGGCCGGGACCGCGCTCGCCAGCGTCAGCATGGCGCTGCAGCACAAGCTGGCCCACGTGCTCGGCGGCAGTTTTGACCTGCCGCACGCCGAGACCCACGCCGCGCTGCTACCGCACACCGCCGCCTACAACGCGCCCGAGGCACCCGAAGCGATGCAGCGGGTCGCGGCAGCGCTCGGCGCCCTCGAGGAGGCCCCGCAGGCCCTGTTCGCACTGAACGTCCGCCTGAACGCTCCCCGCAGCCTGCGCGAGCTGGGCATGCCCCGAGACGGCATCGGACGCGCCGCCGATCTGGCGCTGCAAACCCCCTACCCCAACCCCCGCCCCCTCGAGCGGGAAGCGCTGCTGGAACTGCTGGAACGTGCCTGGGCCGGCGATCCGCCCCGCAGCCCGGGCAAATAG
- a CDS encoding VOC family protein, whose protein sequence is MQPIQGLHHLTVMASDPQRNIDFYTQLLGQRLVKVTVNFDDPGTYHFYYGD, encoded by the coding sequence ATGCAGCCCATCCAAGGTCTTCACCACCTGACGGTCATGGCCAGCGACCCGCAGCGCAACATCGACTTCTACACGCAACTGCTGGGACAGCGGCTGGTCAAGGTCACGGTCAACTTCGACGACCCCGGAACCTACCACTTCTACTACGGCGACTAG
- a CDS encoding aminotransferase class IV has protein sequence MSADWLSTPADPAALYGESAFSTLRTRHGVPLLLEAHLERLRGTCRLLGLPDPPAADAVREDAARHPHPWGRYRLTVTAHGVWSQHLPLPAVPEAQRAGADVWLSGWRVHPQLAAHKTGNYLPYRLAALEAVGQGALEALLLSSDGGRVADGSRSSPLLEVEGELWVPSGGLQSVTRAALLAAWGRPWREVELRPEDLCRAQHLWLCGSGLGVLPVARVRGAHLALSFAARALPFEDERFRVPDGS, from the coding sequence GTGAGCGCGGACTGGCTGAGCACGCCCGCTGACCCGGCCGCGCTGTACGGCGAGAGCGCTTTTTCGACGCTGCGTACCCGCCACGGCGTGCCGCTGCTGCTCGAAGCCCACCTCGAGCGCCTGCGCGGCACCTGCCGCCTGCTGGGGTTACCGGACCCGCCCGCGGCGGACGCGGTGCGCGAGGACGCCGCCCGCCACCCGCACCCCTGGGGGCGCTACCGCCTGACCGTCACCGCACACGGGGTCTGGTCGCAGCACCTTCCGCTGCCCGCCGTGCCCGAGGCGCAGCGGGCAGGAGCGGACGTGTGGCTCTCGGGGTGGCGCGTTCACCCGCAACTCGCCGCGCACAAAACCGGAAATTACCTGCCCTACCGCCTGGCGGCCCTCGAGGCGGTAGGGCAGGGCGCGCTCGAGGCCCTGCTGCTGAGCAGCGACGGGGGTCGCGTCGCAGACGGCTCGCGCAGCTCGCCGCTGCTCGAGGTCGAGGGCGAGCTGTGGGTGCCTTCCGGCGGGTTGCAGAGCGTGACCCGCGCGGCCCTGCTCGCGGCCTGGGGTCGCCCCTGGCGCGAGGTGGAACTGCGTCCCGAGGACCTCTGCCGCGCGCAGCACCTGTGGCTGTGCGGCTCGGGACTGGGTGTACTGCCGGTCGCGCGGGTGCGCGGCGCTCACCTCGCGCTGAGCTTTGCAGCGCGGGCGCTGCCCTTCGAGGACGAGCGCTTCCGGGTACCGGACGGCAGCTGA
- a CDS encoding MarR family winged helix-turn-helix transcriptional regulator, whose protein sequence is MSDHHPERAPIDQALREPPIRLWRRMIRVVHSKVRQVEEALAPLGLSMTEFDTLAVIRVHEGIAQHELAERLLFSAPNMTYHAQRLVNRGLIRRESTGKYKRMYLTPEGRELIEQALPKVIGLHQEQFSALTPEQLEQFGHLLRLLR, encoded by the coding sequence ATGAGCGATCACCATCCCGAGCGGGCACCGATCGATCAGGCGCTGAGGGAACCGCCCATCCGCCTGTGGCGCCGCATGATCCGGGTTGTTCACAGCAAGGTGAGGCAGGTTGAGGAGGCGCTGGCCCCGCTGGGACTCAGTATGACCGAGTTCGATACGCTGGCGGTCATCCGCGTGCACGAAGGCATCGCCCAGCACGAACTGGCCGAACGGCTGCTGTTTAGCGCACCCAACATGACCTACCACGCCCAGCGGCTGGTCAACCGTGGCCTGATCCGTCGTGAGAGCACCGGAAAGTACAAGCGCATGTACCTCACCCCCGAAGGGCGCGAGCTGATCGAGCAGGCCCTGCCCAAAGTGATCGGGCTGCACCAGGAGCAGTTCAGTGCCCTGACGCCCGAACAGCTCGAGCAGTTCGGGCACCTGCTCCGGCTGCTGCGCTGA
- a CDS encoding chorismate-binding protein — translation MMPQPRSVLLRARTLGLEGLALLESAGPVTSFSRYSLFSAAPSARQRQLPERPVGGALFPAWIGGLTYEAAAGLPGQEGHTHPPDPHDTGSEHGQFWAHYPSGLLWDRLEGSVQVLGEPHLDWQALLAAPEAPAPALEVGALTSDFPRAAFEAGARAVQGLIRAGETYQVNLSHRLRAPAAGDPLAAYLRLAGLNPSPFMAYFEGPGFTVVSGSPERLVLWDGERIAARPIAGTRRRGADASEDAALEAELRANVKERAEHLMLLDLARNDLGRAAAGGSVWVPEFETVERYSHVMHLVSEVEAAASADLTLPRLLAATFPGGTITGAPKRRVMAAIRDLEPVPRGWYTGSLGYLAGPRCDLNILIRTVSFVRQGAGLEARLSAGAGVVIDSDPAREYRETEHKAAALIASLRPGQEPRPAAAPAPPAAGPAWRPAAAEPAGVGCRVLLLDNFDSFTYNLAHDLRALGAEVTVRDQLTPLPELLALEATHVLVGPGPGDPQGSGVTLALTRHCLEAGVPLLGVCLGHQALGEALGARLARSPEPVHGKAAHLTHDGQELFEGIPQGAVFTRYHSLRLENAPAPLRVTARSEDGAIMALSVAGCPAWGVQFHPESVLSRHGRRLLGNWLRLGREVRGERGLAEHAR, via the coding sequence ATGATGCCACAGCCGCGTTCCGTGCTGCTCCGTGCCCGCACGCTGGGTCTGGAAGGACTGGCCCTGCTCGAGTCGGCCGGACCGGTCACGTCCTTCTCGCGCTACAGCCTGTTCTCGGCCGCGCCCAGCGCCCGGCAGCGGCAATTGCCCGAACGCCCGGTCGGTGGGGCGCTGTTTCCCGCCTGGATCGGCGGCTTGACCTACGAGGCCGCCGCAGGTCTGCCCGGCCAAGAGGGGCATACCCACCCGCCTGACCCACACGACACCGGCAGCGAGCACGGACAGTTCTGGGCGCATTACCCCAGCGGGCTGTTGTGGGACCGCCTCGAGGGCAGCGTGCAGGTCCTGGGCGAGCCGCACCTCGACTGGCAAGCGCTGCTCGCCGCTCCCGAAGCCCCGGCGCCGGCCCTCGAGGTGGGCGCGCTCACCAGCGACTTTCCGCGCGCGGCCTTCGAGGCCGGAGCGCGCGCGGTGCAAGGCCTGATCCGCGCCGGAGAAACGTACCAGGTCAACCTCTCGCACCGCCTGCGCGCCCCGGCCGCAGGAGACCCGCTGGCCGCCTACCTGCGGCTGGCCGGGCTGAACCCCAGCCCCTTCATGGCCTACTTCGAGGGTCCGGGCTTCACGGTGGTGTCCGGCTCGCCCGAGCGGCTGGTGCTGTGGGACGGGGAGCGCATCGCCGCGCGGCCGATCGCGGGCACGCGGCGGCGCGGCGCGGACGCGTCCGAGGACGCCGCCCTCGAGGCCGAGCTGCGCGCAAACGTCAAGGAGCGCGCTGAGCACCTGATGCTGCTCGACCTGGCGCGCAACGACTTGGGCCGCGCGGCGGCCGGGGGCAGCGTGTGGGTGCCCGAGTTCGAGACGGTGGAACGCTACAGCCACGTGATGCACCTGGTGAGCGAGGTGGAGGCCGCCGCGAGCGCGGACCTGACCCTGCCCCGGCTGCTGGCGGCCACCTTCCCGGGCGGCACCATCACCGGGGCTCCCAAGCGCCGGGTGATGGCGGCCATCCGCGACCTCGAGCCGGTGCCGCGCGGCTGGTACACCGGATCGCTGGGGTACCTGGCCGGGCCGCGCTGCGACCTGAACATCCTGATCCGCACGGTGAGCTTCGTACGGCAGGGCGCAGGCCTCGAGGCGCGGCTCTCGGCCGGAGCGGGCGTGGTGATCGACTCGGATCCCGCCCGCGAGTACCGCGAGACCGAGCACAAGGCCGCCGCGCTGATCGCCTCGCTGCGGCCCGGCCAGGAGCCGCGCCCGGCTGCAGCGCCCGCGCCGCCCGCAGCGGGCCCGGCGTGGCGGCCGGCTGCGGCGGAACCTGCCGGCGTCGGCTGCCGGGTGCTGCTGCTCGACAACTTCGACTCGTTCACCTACAACCTCGCGCACGACCTGCGCGCCCTGGGAGCCGAAGTGACCGTGCGCGACCAGCTCACACCGCTGCCCGAACTGCTGGCCCTGGAAGCCACCCACGTGCTGGTCGGGCCCGGACCGGGCGACCCGCAGGGCAGCGGAGTTACCCTGGCACTCACCCGCCACTGCCTCGAGGCCGGGGTGCCACTGCTGGGCGTGTGCCTGGGCCACCAGGCGCTGGGAGAAGCGCTGGGAGCACGGCTCGCCCGTTCGCCCGAACCGGTGCACGGCAAGGCCGCACACCTGACCCACGACGGGCAGGAGCTGTTCGAGGGCATCCCGCAGGGTGCGGTGTTCACCCGTTACCACTCGCTGCGCCTCGAGAACGCGCCCGCACCGCTGCGGGTCACGGCGCGCAGCGAGGACGGGGCCATCATGGCCCTGAGCGTGGCGGGCTGCCCGGCCTGGGGCGTGCAGTTTCACCCGGAATCGGTGCTCTCGCGGCACGGACGCCGCTTGCTGGGCAACTGGCTGCGGCTGGGGCGGGAGGTGCGCGGTGAGCGCGGACTGGCTGAGCACGCCCGCTGA